A region of Streptomyces sp. NBC_01750 DNA encodes the following proteins:
- the tig gene encoding trigger factor, with protein MKSAVETLNPTRVRLTVEVPFEELKDSLDAAYKKINQQVTVKGFRKGKIPARVIDQRFGRGAVLEEAVNDALPKFYTEAVNEASLNPLGQPEVDITELKDGETLAFTAEVDIRPVIEIPDYSGIEVTVDAVEVSDEDVDKAVEELRDRFASTNPVERAAAEGDVVTIDLEAKVDGEVLEDGVASGVQYTIGSGELLDGIDDAVTGLEADGEATFTSELKGGSAEGKEAEVTVKVTAVTARELPELDDDFAQLASEFDTLEELRADSRKRLENMKQYDQATQAQERVLDELLKLAEVPIPEKLLEDEVKTRKHNLEHHQLGQMGIDLAKYLEIQGKTEEEFDAETSEQAVKGIKTQFILDELVNKEKLNVNQEELTEHLMRRAASSGMSPDQFAQAVVEGGQVPMLVGEVARGKALAVVVEAAKVVDTNGEVVDLEDDEDETETAAEAVVDGDDEGDAAPEKTEA; from the coding sequence GTGAAGAGCGCCGTGGAGACCCTGAACCCGACTCGGGTTCGGCTCACTGTCGAGGTGCCCTTCGAGGAGCTCAAGGACAGCCTCGACGCGGCGTACAAGAAGATCAACCAGCAGGTCACGGTCAAGGGCTTCCGTAAGGGCAAGATCCCGGCCCGAGTGATCGACCAGCGGTTCGGCCGTGGTGCGGTGCTGGAGGAGGCTGTCAACGACGCCCTCCCGAAGTTCTACACCGAGGCGGTCAACGAGGCCTCGCTGAACCCGCTCGGCCAGCCCGAGGTCGACATCACGGAGCTGAAGGACGGCGAGACGCTGGCCTTCACCGCCGAGGTCGACATCCGCCCGGTCATCGAGATCCCGGACTACTCCGGCATCGAGGTCACCGTCGACGCGGTCGAGGTCAGCGACGAGGACGTCGACAAGGCCGTCGAGGAGCTGCGCGACCGTTTCGCCTCCACCAACCCGGTCGAGCGCGCCGCCGCCGAGGGTGACGTCGTGACGATCGACCTCGAGGCCAAGGTCGACGGCGAGGTCCTCGAGGACGGCGTCGCCAGTGGCGTCCAGTACACGATCGGCTCCGGCGAGCTGCTCGACGGCATCGACGATGCCGTCACCGGCCTCGAGGCCGACGGCGAAGCCACCTTCACCTCCGAGCTCAAGGGCGGCAGCGCCGAGGGCAAGGAGGCCGAGGTCACCGTCAAGGTCACCGCCGTCACCGCCCGCGAGCTCCCCGAGCTCGACGACGACTTCGCGCAGCTGGCCAGCGAGTTCGACACCCTCGAGGAGCTGCGTGCGGACAGCCGCAAGCGCCTCGAGAACATGAAGCAGTACGACCAGGCCACCCAGGCCCAGGAGCGCGTCCTGGACGAGCTGCTGAAGCTGGCCGAGGTGCCGATCCCCGAGAAGCTTCTCGAGGACGAGGTCAAGACCCGCAAGCACAACCTCGAGCACCACCAGCTCGGTCAGATGGGAATTGACCTCGCCAAGTACCTGGAGATCCAGGGCAAGACCGAGGAAGAGTTCGATGCCGAGACCAGTGAGCAGGCGGTCAAGGGCATCAAGACCCAGTTCATCCTCGACGAGCTGGTCAACAAGGAGAAGCTGAACGTCAACCAGGAGGAGCTCACCGAGCACCTCATGCGGCGTGCTGCCTCCTCCGGCATGAGCCCCGACCAGTTCGCCCAGGCCGTCGTCGAAGGCGGCCAGGTGCCGATGCTCGTCGGCGAGGTCGCCCGCGGCAAGGCGCTCGCCGTGGTCGTCGAGGCCGCCAAGGTCGTCGACACCAACGGTGAGGTCGTCGACCTCGAGGACGACGAGGACGAGACCGAGACCGCCGCCGAGGCCGTCGTCGACGGTGACGACGAAGGCGACGCGGCCCCGGAGAAGACCGAGGCCTGA
- a CDS encoding RICIN domain-containing protein has product MRKKSWAAVATGALAVAALAVGSPSASATDIYSRLVNYKSGRCLSLEGGGGTANGTSAIIWDCGTGHEQYWFHATPSGEIRNLKSGKCLSLAGGGSTANGTEVILWTCNGRSEQAWDYSAGHQWYNEKAGRCMSTAGGGGTSNGTKVVIYNCLGSDEQHWDYVG; this is encoded by the coding sequence GTGCGCAAGAAATCCTGGGCGGCAGTGGCGACGGGTGCCCTGGCGGTCGCGGCCCTGGCGGTGGGTTCACCCTCTGCGAGCGCGACCGATATCTACTCGAGGCTGGTGAACTACAAGAGCGGACGATGCCTCTCTCTGGAAGGCGGCGGTGGTACGGCCAACGGGACGAGTGCCATCATCTGGGACTGCGGCACGGGGCACGAGCAGTACTGGTTCCACGCCACACCTTCCGGCGAAATCCGCAATCTCAAGAGCGGCAAGTGCCTGTCGCTGGCGGGCGGCGGGAGTACCGCCAACGGAACCGAGGTCATCCTGTGGACCTGCAACGGTCGCTCCGAGCAGGCGTGGGACTACTCGGCTGGTCACCAGTGGTACAACGAGAAGGCCGGTAGGTGCATGTCGACGGCGGGCGGCGGCGGCACCTCGAACGGCACCAAGGTGGTCATCTACAACTGCCTCGGTTCGGACGAGCAGCACTGGGACTACGTGGGCTAG
- a CDS encoding acyltransferase family protein gives MFHAPHGYQRAPLPTGRESEPVPTTQQARTQVPDAPAEKAAEKSTRRDAYFDNAKYLAIVLVAMAHAWEPVMDGSRASRALYLLVYTFHMPAFILISGYFSRSYTGRPDQVRRLLTGIAVPYVVFEVVYSLFRRWAQHAPDQPISLLDPFYLTWFLAALFIWRLTTPLWRVIRWPLPVALAIASLATMTPNIGADLNLQRVLQFLPFFVLGLCLKPEHFQLVRRREVRLLALPLFAGAGIFAYWASPRMNFTWLYRSSSAQELGVSWWTGIVMTLAFFGCAVLLTAGFLAWVPRRSTWFTVLGAGTICGYLLHGLLIKAADYGHVFETYTWLSDPGGEILLTFVAATVVTLLCTPPVRRAVRWVTEPEMAWAFRRDAAKLGPQR, from the coding sequence ATGTTCCACGCTCCGCATGGATATCAGAGGGCCCCGCTCCCCACGGGCCGGGAGTCGGAGCCCGTCCCTACGACGCAACAGGCCCGCACACAGGTTCCTGACGCGCCTGCCGAGAAGGCCGCCGAGAAGTCCACCAGGCGAGACGCATACTTCGACAACGCGAAGTATCTGGCCATCGTGCTCGTGGCAATGGCGCACGCATGGGAGCCGGTGATGGACGGCAGCCGCGCCTCCCGGGCGCTGTACCTGCTCGTCTACACCTTCCATATGCCGGCCTTCATCCTGATCTCCGGCTACTTCTCCAGAAGTTACACCGGCCGGCCCGACCAGGTCAGACGCCTGCTGACCGGGATCGCCGTGCCGTACGTCGTCTTCGAAGTGGTGTACTCCCTCTTCAGACGGTGGGCTCAGCACGCCCCCGACCAGCCGATCAGTCTGCTCGACCCCTTCTATCTGACCTGGTTCCTGGCCGCTCTGTTCATCTGGCGGCTGACCACGCCGCTCTGGCGGGTGATCCGGTGGCCGCTGCCGGTGGCGCTCGCGATCGCCTCGCTCGCCACGATGACGCCGAACATCGGAGCCGACCTCAACCTCCAGCGCGTGCTGCAGTTCCTGCCGTTCTTCGTGCTGGGGCTGTGTCTGAAGCCCGAGCACTTCCAGCTGGTGCGGCGGCGGGAGGTGCGGCTGCTCGCGCTGCCGCTGTTCGCGGGCGCGGGTATCTTCGCGTACTGGGCATCTCCCCGGATGAACTTCACCTGGCTCTACCGCTCCAGCAGCGCCCAGGAACTGGGTGTGTCCTGGTGGACGGGGATCGTGATGACTCTCGCGTTCTTCGGGTGCGCGGTGCTGCTGACGGCCGGGTTCCTGGCCTGGGTGCCGCGCCGCAGCACCTGGTTCACGGTGCTGGGGGCCGGCACCATCTGCGGCTATCTGCTGCACGGGCTGCTGATCAAGGCCGCCGACTACGGGCATGTCTTCGAGACGTACACCTGGCTGAGCGACCCGGGCGGCGAGATCCTGCTGACGTTCGTCGCGGCGACCGTGGTGACGCTGCTGTGCACACCGCCGGTGCGGCGGGCGGTGCGGTGGGTCACCGAGCCGGAGATGGCGTGGGCGTTCCGGCGGGACGCGGCGAAGCTCGGACCGCAACGCTGA
- a CDS encoding HD domain-containing protein encodes MPYLTLPEVEAIAREAHAAQTDKAGRPYAEHLAAVAEGVRARGGSDEQIAAGWLHDSVEDDALSREWLEAAALPQSVKDMVLALTKRKGEELEDYTRRILAAPGALLVKEADLAHNADPARLAVLDEATRTRLTAKYAKVRGLLGLSG; translated from the coding sequence ATGCCGTATCTCACGCTGCCGGAGGTCGAGGCGATCGCCCGCGAGGCTCACGCCGCCCAGACGGACAAGGCGGGACGCCCGTACGCGGAGCATCTCGCCGCCGTCGCGGAAGGCGTTCGTGCCCGGGGCGGGAGTGACGAGCAGATCGCGGCCGGCTGGCTGCACGACTCCGTCGAGGACGACGCGCTGTCCCGGGAGTGGCTGGAGGCCGCCGCGCTGCCGCAGTCGGTCAAGGACATGGTCCTCGCACTCACCAAGCGCAAGGGTGAGGAATTGGAGGACTACACGAGGCGCATTCTGGCCGCTCCCGGCGCCCTCCTGGTCAAGGAGGCCGATCTGGCGCACAACGCCGACCCGGCGCGTCTCGCGGTTCTCGACGAGGCGACGCGGACCCGGCTCACCGCGAAGTACGCGAAGGTGCGCGGACTGCTGGGCCTGTCCGGATGA
- a CDS encoding ATP-binding protein, producing MHQIDAAPSATYRMNFTVGEHSARHLRRIVRSYLHLWRLEELGDAVGLAVTELLANVVRHVPDRRCALLVLRQASGVRIEVTDGAPGLPRASASGGDPDGLAEGGRGLLLVEAVADRWGVVPLARGGKTVWFECESKEPDGGRARPVADSSSITPCAGNSCPSGD from the coding sequence GTGCACCAGATCGATGCCGCGCCATCCGCGACGTACCGAATGAACTTCACCGTGGGTGAGCACTCCGCGCGTCATCTCCGCAGGATCGTCCGCTCGTACCTCCACCTCTGGCGGCTGGAGGAGCTGGGCGACGCGGTCGGGCTGGCCGTCACCGAGCTGCTCGCGAATGTGGTGCGGCATGTGCCGGACAGGCGGTGCGCGCTGCTGGTCCTGCGTCAGGCCTCCGGCGTACGGATCGAGGTCACCGATGGAGCGCCGGGGCTTCCGCGGGCGTCTGCCTCCGGCGGCGACCCGGACGGGCTCGCCGAGGGCGGGCGGGGGCTGCTGCTGGTCGAGGCGGTGGCCGACCGGTGGGGCGTTGTGCCGCTCGCGCGGGGCGGCAAGACGGTGTGGTTCGAGTGCGAGTCGAAGGAGCCGGACGGTGGCCGGGCCCGCCCGGTGGCCGATTCGTCCTCGATCACCCCATGTGCCGGAAATTCGTGCCCGTCCGGCGATTGA
- a CDS encoding helix-turn-helix domain-containing protein has translation MTHIRDLDPSASPLDYYGAELRRLREAADLNQKQLGSIIYCTGSLVGQIETARKVPTREFSERVDAALGTEGAMSRLVGLVLRSQLPSWFQPYAELEARATYISTYQAQVVYGLLQTESYARAVLSAPSPDNLDQLVAARIERQRIMARENPPLTWVVLDEAALHRPIGGREVMRNQLRHLLGLREQRQVNVQVLPFSAGEHTGLTGSFNLLRFGQDPDLLYTEDFTSGHVTANPQAVREGSLRYAHLQAAALSMEDSAALISRVMEERYGHEPEPDERGVA, from the coding sequence GTGACGCATATCCGAGACCTCGACCCGAGCGCGTCCCCGCTCGACTACTACGGAGCGGAACTGCGGCGGCTACGGGAGGCGGCCGACCTCAACCAGAAGCAGCTGGGCTCGATCATCTACTGCACCGGCTCGCTGGTCGGCCAGATCGAGACCGCGCGCAAGGTCCCGACCAGGGAGTTCTCGGAGCGCGTGGACGCCGCGCTGGGGACGGAGGGGGCGATGTCGCGGCTGGTGGGGCTGGTGCTGAGGAGCCAACTGCCGTCGTGGTTTCAGCCGTACGCGGAGCTGGAGGCGCGGGCGACGTACATCTCCACGTACCAGGCGCAGGTGGTGTACGGGCTGTTGCAGACGGAGTCGTACGCACGGGCCGTTCTCTCGGCTCCCTCGCCGGACAACCTGGATCAGCTGGTCGCAGCCCGCATCGAGCGGCAGCGCATCATGGCGCGGGAGAATCCGCCGCTGACGTGGGTGGTACTGGACGAGGCCGCACTGCACCGGCCGATCGGCGGCCGAGAGGTCATGCGGAATCAACTTCGCCACCTGTTGGGGCTTCGCGAACAGCGCCAGGTGAATGTCCAGGTACTGCCGTTCTCGGCCGGTGAACACACCGGACTGACAGGGTCGTTCAACCTTCTGCGCTTCGGCCAGGATCCCGACCTCCTCTACACCGAAGATTTCACGTCGGGCCATGTGACCGCCAACCCCCAAGCGGTCAGGGAGGGTTCGCTCCGTTACGCTCACTTGCAGGCCGCAGCCCTCTCCATGGAGGATTCGGCGGCACTGATCAGCCGCGTGATGGAGGAGCGATATGGGCACGAGCCGGAACCTGACGAGCGCGGCGTGGCGTAA
- a CDS encoding DUF397 domain-containing protein, translating to MGTSRNLTSAAWRKSTYSGDSGGDCVECATLGDTAWRKSSYSGSSGGDCVEVAACPAAVAVRDSKDPDGPAFAVPAAAFAAFVAAAADGEFNS from the coding sequence ATGGGCACGAGCCGGAACCTGACGAGCGCGGCGTGGCGTAAGTCGACCTACAGCGGCGACAGCGGAGGCGACTGCGTCGAGTGCGCCACCCTCGGCGACACCGCCTGGCGCAAGTCCTCGTACAGCGGCAGCAGCGGAGGCGACTGCGTCGAGGTCGCCGCCTGCCCCGCCGCCGTCGCCGTACGCGACTCCAAGGACCCCGACGGCCCCGCCTTCGCCGTCCCGGCCGCCGCATTCGCGGCCTTCGTCGCGGCCGCCGCCGACGGCGAGTTCAACAGCTAA
- a CDS encoding amidase, whose product MATTDTAVWREHGTPLVSGADRGPLQGVRLAVKDVHAVAGHRLGAGNPAWLAEAEPQTAHSWAVAALLDAGADITGIAQTDEFAYSLNGTNAHYGTPPNPAAPGRVPGGSSSGPAAAVALGEADAGLGSDTAGSIRVPSSYCGLYGLRPTHGLVPTTGMLPLAPSFDTVAWLARDAGTLARLGDVLLPAGGDEGQRPFRTALVAADLVALADEGVREAFGQAAADLAERLGLRIEEVPSLGGDPGERAVAFATAQGAEVWECDGAWVSAHPGALGPGVEARFARAAAVTPGERAAAEAVVHRTARDLRAALPEDAVLLLPAAGGPAPLIDEDPERKAATRQATFRLTCLASGAGLPCLVLPRMSVAGLPVGLAVIAGRGSDRALLELAGVA is encoded by the coding sequence ATGGCCACGACAGACACCGCGGTCTGGCGCGAGCACGGTACCCCCCTGGTCAGCGGCGCAGACCGCGGTCCATTGCAGGGCGTACGGCTTGCGGTCAAGGACGTCCACGCCGTCGCGGGCCACCGGCTGGGCGCCGGAAATCCGGCTTGGCTCGCAGAGGCGGAACCACAGACCGCGCACTCCTGGGCCGTCGCCGCGCTGCTGGACGCGGGGGCGGACATCACCGGCATCGCGCAGACCGACGAATTCGCCTACAGCCTCAACGGGACGAACGCGCACTACGGCACCCCGCCCAATCCGGCGGCACCCGGCCGCGTCCCCGGTGGCTCCTCCAGCGGCCCGGCCGCCGCGGTCGCCCTCGGCGAGGCCGACGCCGGGCTTGGCAGCGATACCGCCGGATCGATCCGGGTCCCCTCGTCGTACTGCGGGTTGTACGGCCTGCGGCCCACCCACGGCCTGGTCCCCACCACCGGGATGCTGCCGCTGGCTCCCTCCTTCGACACCGTCGCCTGGCTCGCCCGCGACGCGGGCACGCTGGCGCGGTTGGGTGACGTACTCCTCCCGGCCGGGGGCGATGAAGGCCAACGCCCGTTCCGTACGGCTCTGGTCGCGGCGGACCTCGTCGCGCTCGCCGACGAGGGGGTACGCGAGGCCTTCGGCCAGGCAGCGGCGGACCTGGCCGAACGGCTGGGCCTGCGGATCGAGGAAGTGCCGTCTCTCGGAGGCGATCCGGGGGAGAGGGCAGTGGCCTTCGCCACGGCGCAGGGCGCGGAGGTGTGGGAGTGCGACGGGGCCTGGGTGAGCGCGCACCCCGGGGCGCTGGGGCCAGGCGTCGAGGCCCGGTTCGCCCGCGCGGCCGCGGTGACTCCCGGGGAGCGGGCAGCGGCGGAGGCGGTGGTCCACCGCACCGCACGCGACCTGCGGGCAGCCCTTCCGGAGGACGCGGTGCTGCTGCTCCCCGCGGCGGGCGGCCCCGCGCCCCTGATCGACGAGGACCCCGAACGGAAGGCCGCCACCCGGCAGGCCACGTTCCGCCTCACCTGCCTGGCGAGCGGCGCGGGGCTGCCGTGTCTGGTGCTGCCCCGGATGTCGGTGGCCGGACTGCCGGTGGGGCTGGCCGTGATCGCAGGCCGGGGGAGTGACCGGGCGCTTCTCGAACTGGCGGGCGTTGCTTAG
- a CDS encoding PP2C family protein-serine/threonine phosphatase — MARASAADSYTARLRQAVHRARIALRKSGVDYFRGDGSDWIALAGLLLTIPAFTWGTIVMPVWVSPAALVLPIVAGGLLLRPASLLGLYAAAAAALIIEAVVLGPYAEGPARVTPGTVLTVAACGFFGLLIAQFRARVGVPWRRGGTMLFDLRERIRVQSALPQLPKGWHREMALRPAGGQSFSGDFVVAARTNGGRTLEVVLTDVSGKGMDAGSRALLLSGAFGGLLGSLPPHGFLPAANGYLLRQDWDEGFATSIHLVLDLDSGDYELLSAGHLPALQLHAGSGRWEEKDTDGPLLGVYDAAQFDPVKGSLRPGDVLMLFTDGLVEASGRDISEGIDRLTGEADRYVASGFEGAAWHLIEAVAKDVNDDRALLLLCREA, encoded by the coding sequence ATGGCCCGTGCCTCTGCAGCAGACTCGTACACGGCCCGGTTGCGGCAAGCGGTGCACCGGGCACGTATCGCGCTGCGCAAATCCGGAGTCGACTACTTCCGCGGCGACGGCTCCGACTGGATCGCGCTGGCCGGGCTGCTGCTGACCATCCCGGCGTTCACCTGGGGCACGATAGTGATGCCCGTCTGGGTCTCCCCGGCGGCGCTGGTGCTGCCGATCGTGGCCGGCGGCCTCCTCCTCCGCCCGGCGAGCCTGCTCGGTCTGTACGCCGCGGCGGCAGCGGCCCTGATCATCGAAGCGGTCGTGCTCGGCCCGTACGCCGAAGGCCCGGCGAGAGTCACGCCGGGCACCGTCCTGACAGTCGCGGCCTGCGGTTTCTTCGGCCTGCTGATCGCGCAGTTCCGGGCGAGAGTCGGCGTGCCCTGGCGGCGCGGCGGCACCATGCTCTTCGACCTGCGCGAACGCATCCGGGTGCAGAGCGCGCTGCCGCAGCTGCCGAAAGGCTGGCACCGCGAGATGGCGCTGCGCCCGGCGGGCGGCCAGTCCTTCTCCGGCGACTTCGTGGTCGCGGCCCGTACGAACGGCGGCCGCACCCTGGAGGTCGTCCTCACCGACGTCTCGGGCAAGGGCATGGACGCCGGCTCTCGCGCGCTGCTCCTGTCCGGCGCGTTCGGCGGCCTGCTCGGCTCGTTGCCGCCGCACGGCTTCCTGCCCGCGGCCAACGGCTATCTGCTCCGCCAGGACTGGGACGAGGGCTTCGCGACCTCCATCCATCTCGTCCTGGACCTGGACTCCGGCGACTACGAGCTGCTGTCGGCGGGGCATCTCCCTGCGCTCCAGCTGCACGCGGGCAGCGGCCGCTGGGAGGAGAAGGACACCGATGGCCCGCTGCTCGGTGTCTACGACGCTGCGCAGTTCGACCCGGTCAAGGGCTCCCTGCGCCCCGGCGACGTACTGATGCTCTTCACGGACGGCCTGGTGGAGGCGTCAGGACGCGACATCAGCGAGGGCATCGACCGCCTCACCGGCGAGGCCGACCGGTATGTGGCCTCCGGCTTCGAGGGCGCGGCCTGGCATCTGATCGAGGCGGTCGCCAAGGACGTCAACGACGACCGGGCGCTGCTGCTTCTGTGCCGCGAGGCGTAA
- a CDS encoding GNAT family N-acetyltransferase, whose protein sequence is MTTELRVLRPSEWDDWYGKLMLAFGGAGEAPEERDLWDSLTEHERSIGAWDGDYCVGTAGAFSFGVSVPGGAMVPAAGVTMVSVAATHRRRGVLTSMMRRQLDDVRGWGEPLAVLTASEPEIYGRFGYGIATQQMSAQIDTVQARINVPEGADAVRLRFAKVEDVAQECEAVYVRSIGSRPGMLARKPGWERLPLLDPPGDRDGGSAMQCVVAEREGEIVGFIRFHNKAEWEPRGPKGTIVLRHIEALDPVTYAVLWRFLFGIDLTVQVVARNRPVDDPLLHLVNDVRRCEIRVRDGLFVRLVDLGAALEARTYQTPLDVVFDVEDAFCPWNTGRWRLTGDRKGASCKRTDDEADLALTARELGAAYLGGVSLTALAGAGRVRELRQGALTEASTAFGNDLAPWLPHGF, encoded by the coding sequence ATGACGACAGAGCTGCGGGTGCTGCGTCCGTCCGAATGGGACGACTGGTACGGGAAGTTGATGCTCGCCTTCGGCGGAGCCGGGGAGGCTCCGGAGGAACGCGATCTGTGGGATTCGCTCACCGAGCACGAGCGCTCGATCGGGGCCTGGGACGGCGACTACTGCGTGGGGACGGCCGGAGCGTTCTCGTTCGGGGTCTCGGTCCCGGGCGGCGCGATGGTGCCGGCCGCGGGCGTGACGATGGTGAGCGTGGCGGCGACGCACCGGCGGCGAGGTGTGCTCACCTCGATGATGCGCCGCCAGCTCGACGACGTACGCGGCTGGGGCGAGCCGCTCGCCGTACTGACGGCCTCCGAGCCGGAGATCTACGGACGGTTCGGCTACGGGATCGCGACCCAGCAGATGTCCGCGCAGATCGACACGGTCCAGGCGCGGATCAACGTCCCGGAGGGCGCCGACGCGGTTCGGCTGCGATTCGCGAAGGTCGAGGATGTCGCGCAGGAGTGCGAGGCGGTGTACGTCCGCAGCATCGGTTCACGGCCGGGCATGCTCGCCCGCAAGCCGGGCTGGGAGCGACTGCCGCTGCTCGACCCGCCCGGCGATCGTGACGGCGGCTCGGCGATGCAGTGCGTCGTCGCTGAACGGGAAGGGGAGATTGTCGGCTTCATCCGCTTCCACAACAAGGCGGAGTGGGAGCCTCGCGGCCCGAAGGGCACCATTGTGCTGCGGCACATCGAAGCGCTCGACCCCGTGACGTACGCCGTGTTGTGGCGCTTCCTCTTCGGCATCGACCTGACCGTGCAGGTGGTGGCGCGCAACCGCCCCGTGGACGACCCGCTGCTGCATCTGGTCAACGATGTGCGACGGTGCGAAATCAGGGTGCGGGACGGGCTGTTCGTACGGCTGGTGGATCTGGGGGCCGCGCTGGAGGCGCGGACGTACCAGACGCCGCTGGATGTGGTCTTCGATGTCGAGGACGCCTTCTGTCCGTGGAACACCGGGCGCTGGCGGCTGACCGGCGATCGCAAGGGCGCGTCGTGCAAGCGGACGGACGACGAGGCGGATCTTGCACTGACCGCAAGGGAGTTGGGGGCGGCGTATCTGGGCGGGGTCTCGCTGACGGCGCTGGCGGGGGCGGGGCGGGTGCGGGAGCTGCGGCAGGGGGCGCTGACCGAGGCGTCGACCGCGTTCGGCAACGACCTGGCGCCCTGGTTGCCGCACGGCTTCTAG
- a CDS encoding Fpg/Nei family DNA glycosylase, whose protein sequence is MPEGHTIHRLAADHFERFGGRSVRASSPQGKFSDSAALVDGQVLETTEAHGKHLFLGFGPLGSVHVHLGLFGKVNFGDAPAPPPTDTVRLRLTGPTAYVDLRGPTTCALITDGEKQAIHDRLGPDPLRPDADPDRSWARISRSRTSVAALLMDQKVIAGVGNVYRAEVLFRHGIGPYRAGRELRRAEWTAIWTDLVELMGEGVRNNRIDTVRPEHTPEAMGRPPRVDDHGGEVYVYRRAQLPCHVCGGAIRTASLAARNLFWCEGCQRG, encoded by the coding sequence ATGCCCGAGGGGCACACGATCCACCGACTGGCCGCCGACCACTTCGAGAGGTTCGGCGGCCGGTCTGTGCGTGCGTCCAGCCCGCAGGGAAAGTTCTCCGACAGCGCGGCGCTGGTCGACGGGCAGGTCCTGGAGACCACCGAGGCGCACGGCAAGCACCTCTTCCTCGGCTTCGGCCCGCTCGGCTCGGTCCATGTCCACCTCGGGCTGTTCGGCAAGGTCAACTTCGGCGACGCCCCCGCGCCGCCGCCCACCGACACGGTCAGGCTGCGCCTGACCGGCCCCACCGCGTACGTCGATCTGCGCGGCCCCACCACCTGCGCACTCATCACCGACGGCGAGAAGCAGGCGATACACGACCGCCTCGGCCCCGACCCGCTGCGCCCCGACGCGGATCCGGACCGGTCCTGGGCCCGTATCTCCCGCTCCCGTACCAGCGTCGCCGCGCTGCTCATGGACCAGAAGGTCATCGCGGGCGTCGGCAATGTCTACCGCGCCGAAGTGCTCTTCCGGCACGGCATCGGCCCCTACCGCGCCGGCCGGGAGCTCCGCCGAGCCGAGTGGACGGCGATCTGGACGGACCTCGTCGAGCTGATGGGCGAGGGCGTACGGAACAACCGCATCGACACCGTCCGCCCCGAGCACACCCCGGAGGCGATGGGCCGCCCGCCCCGCGTCGACGACCACGGTGGCGAGGTCTACGTCTACCGCCGGGCGCAGCTGCCCTGCCATGTCTGCGGCGGCGCGATCCGTACCGCATCTCTCGCCGCACGCAATCTCTTCTGGTGCGAGGGGTGCCAGCGGGGATAG
- a CDS encoding ribose-5-phosphate isomerase — protein sequence MRVYLGSDHAGFELKNHLVEWLTAHGYEPVDCGPHIYDAQDDYPPFCLRAAEKTVADPDSLGIVIGGSGNGEQIAANKVKGVRAALAWSEQTAALGREHNNANVIAVGGRMHTVEESTKFVEIFLTTPYSGEERHTRRIDMLSEYENTRVLPPIPAHHPQQG from the coding sequence ATGCGCGTGTACCTCGGCTCCGACCATGCCGGCTTCGAACTCAAGAACCACCTCGTCGAGTGGCTCACGGCCCATGGCTACGAGCCCGTCGACTGCGGTCCCCACATCTATGACGCCCAGGACGACTACCCGCCGTTCTGCCTGCGTGCCGCCGAGAAGACGGTCGCGGACCCGGACAGCCTCGGCATCGTGATCGGCGGCTCCGGCAACGGCGAGCAGATCGCCGCGAACAAGGTCAAGGGGGTGCGCGCGGCCCTCGCCTGGAGCGAGCAGACCGCCGCCCTCGGACGCGAGCACAACAACGCGAACGTCATCGCCGTAGGCGGCCGGATGCACACGGTGGAGGAGTCGACCAAGTTCGTCGAGATCTTCCTCACCACGCCGTACTCCGGTGAGGAGCGTCACACCCGCCGTATCGACATGCTCTCGGAGTACGAGAACACCCGGGTGCTCCCCCCGATCCCGGCGCACCACCCGCAGCAGGGCTGA